One stretch of Daphnia pulicaria isolate SC F1-1A chromosome 8, SC_F0-13Bv2, whole genome shotgun sequence DNA includes these proteins:
- the LOC124311798 gene encoding protein quaking-B-like isoform X4, whose product MTDVIMVDGSVGASNNTNNNLPLNMNNSVISVTMAAAAAAAAAAAAGGTTSPTLGGTSPVSAAAAAAAMMMMQPPASCSSSSSSSSSTSASAAAAAAAAAAANTQSVADYLAQLLKDKKQLAALPNVFHHVERLLDEEIGKVRGNLFQINGTEKKPMVLPDAVGAAVNLSEKVYVPVKEFPDFNFVGRILGPRGMTAKQLEQETGCKIMVRGRGSMRDKKKEEQNRGKPNWEHLNDELHVLITVEDTENRAKVKLQRAVDEIRKLLVPAQADGEDELKKRQLMELAIINGTYRDPSAKLGQPGSGVGGGVVSGVGVGGGKGADLLSIWFYETQMLQQFASRPPSPAINSYAPRLLQPGVGLGSPGGLRNPSAGASQLEYYFNQASSKDSWNGIAGAPLILSPRGMQHSSAASSMAALLNSAASGGPPPLISAADAAAGLLYSPYAAAAAAEYSNYAAAAAAAAGLSSQLLAEYQTGVPSSNDGTAGA is encoded by the exons ATGACTGACGTCATCATGGTGGATGGCAGCGTCGGAGCTTCCAATAATACCAACAACAATTTACCTCTCAACATGAACAACAGTGTCATCAGCGTGACTATGGCggcagcggcagcggcggcggcagcagctgctgctggcggcaCAACTTCGCCAACGTTGGGAGGCACGTCGCCCGTCTCTGCCGCGGCCGCGGCCGccgcgatgatgatgatgcaacCGCCAGCCTCTTGTtcctcgtcgtcttcgtcttcgtcgtcgACGTCGGCCTCGgcggccgccgctgccgccgccgctgcagcGGCCAACACGCAAAGTGTCGCCGATTATTTGGCGCAGCTTCTCAAAGACAAGAAACAATTGGCTGCCCTGCCCAACGTATTTCATCATGTCGAACGACTGCTCGACGAag AAATTGGAAAGGTGCGCGGCAATCTGTTTCAAATCAATGGGACTGAGAAAAAACCCATGGTGCTTCCGGATGCTGTTGGTGCCGCTGTGAATCTCTCAGAAAAAGTCTACGTTCCTGTCAAAGAGTTTCCCGAC TTTAATTTCGTCGGTCGCATTTTGGGACCACGTGGCATGACAGCTAAACAACTTGAACAAGAAACGGGTTGCAAGATTATGGTGAGGGGGCGTGGATCTATGCGCGACAAGAAAAAG GAGGAACAAAATCGGGGCAAGCCAAATTGGGAACACTTGAACGACGAACTTCACGTTCTCATCACAGTTGAAGACACAGAAAACCGTGCGAAAGTTAAGCTGCAGCGCGCCGTGGATGAAATAAGAAAGCTTCTTGTTCCAGCC CAGGCGGACGGAGAAGACGAACTAAAAAAACGACAGCTGATGGAATTGGCGATCATAAATGGAACTTACCGAGATCCATCAGCCAAACTTGGTCAACCTGGAAGTGGTGTTGGAGGAGGTGTCGTTAGTGGAGTTGGCGTGGGAGGTGGCAAAGGGGCTGATCTGCTCAGCATAT GGTTCTATGAGACACAGATGCTTCAGCAGTTCGCGAGCCGTCCTCCTTCTCCCGCCATCAATTCGT ATGCCCCTCGTTTGTTGCAGCCAGGAGTTGGGCTAGGCTCACCAGGTGGACTACGAAATCCTTCAGCGGGTGCCTCACAGCTTG AGTACTATTTCAACCAAGCGTCATCGAAAG ATTCGTGGAACGGTATAGCTGGAGCTCCTCTCATTCTCTCGCCACGAGGGATGCAACATTCTTCAGCCGCTTCATCCATGGCAGCTCTTCTCAATTCAGCTGCATCGGGAGGACCACCTCCACTTATCAGTGCTGCAGACGCCGCTGCTGGATTGCTCTATTCACCTtatgctgccgctgctgccgctgaATATTCCAACTACGCAGctgcggccgccgccgccgctggccTGTCATCTCAACTGTTGGCAGAATACCAGACGGGCGTGCCGTCATCCAACGACGGCACCGCTG GTGCTTAA
- the LOC124311798 gene encoding protein held out wings-like isoform X3, whose amino-acid sequence MTDVIMVDGSVGASNNTNNNLPLNMNNSVISVTMAAAAAAAAAAAAGGTTSPTLGGTSPVSAAAAAAAMMMMQPPASCSSSSSSSSSTSASAAAAAAAAAAANTQSVADYLAQLLKDKKQLAALPNVFHHVERLLDEEIGKVRGNLFQINGTEKKPMVLPDAVGAAVNLSEKVYVPVKEFPDFNFVGRILGPRGMTAKQLEQETGCKIMVRGRGSMRDKKKEEQNRGKPNWEHLNDELHVLITVEDTENRAKVKLQRAVDEIRKLLVPAQADGEDELKKRQLMELAIINGTYRDPSAKLGQPGSGVGGGVVSGVGVGGGKGADLLSIYAPRLLQPGVGLGSPGGLRNPSAGASQLEYYFNQASSKDSWNGIAGAPLILSPRGMQHSSAASSMAALLNSAASGGPPPLISAADAAAGLLYSPYAAAAAAEYSNYAAAAAAAAGLSSQLLAEYQTGVPSSNDGTAGGASGKLRRHLGSQGREHPYQRNDLN is encoded by the exons ATGACTGACGTCATCATGGTGGATGGCAGCGTCGGAGCTTCCAATAATACCAACAACAATTTACCTCTCAACATGAACAACAGTGTCATCAGCGTGACTATGGCggcagcggcagcggcggcggcagcagctgctgctggcggcaCAACTTCGCCAACGTTGGGAGGCACGTCGCCCGTCTCTGCCGCGGCCGCGGCCGccgcgatgatgatgatgcaacCGCCAGCCTCTTGTtcctcgtcgtcttcgtcttcgtcgtcgACGTCGGCCTCGgcggccgccgctgccgccgccgctgcagcGGCCAACACGCAAAGTGTCGCCGATTATTTGGCGCAGCTTCTCAAAGACAAGAAACAATTGGCTGCCCTGCCCAACGTATTTCATCATGTCGAACGACTGCTCGACGAag AAATTGGAAAGGTGCGCGGCAATCTGTTTCAAATCAATGGGACTGAGAAAAAACCCATGGTGCTTCCGGATGCTGTTGGTGCCGCTGTGAATCTCTCAGAAAAAGTCTACGTTCCTGTCAAAGAGTTTCCCGAC TTTAATTTCGTCGGTCGCATTTTGGGACCACGTGGCATGACAGCTAAACAACTTGAACAAGAAACGGGTTGCAAGATTATGGTGAGGGGGCGTGGATCTATGCGCGACAAGAAAAAG GAGGAACAAAATCGGGGCAAGCCAAATTGGGAACACTTGAACGACGAACTTCACGTTCTCATCACAGTTGAAGACACAGAAAACCGTGCGAAAGTTAAGCTGCAGCGCGCCGTGGATGAAATAAGAAAGCTTCTTGTTCCAGCC CAGGCGGACGGAGAAGACGAACTAAAAAAACGACAGCTGATGGAATTGGCGATCATAAATGGAACTTACCGAGATCCATCAGCCAAACTTGGTCAACCTGGAAGTGGTGTTGGAGGAGGTGTCGTTAGTGGAGTTGGCGTGGGAGGTGGCAAAGGGGCTGATCTGCTCAGCATAT ATGCCCCTCGTTTGTTGCAGCCAGGAGTTGGGCTAGGCTCACCAGGTGGACTACGAAATCCTTCAGCGGGTGCCTCACAGCTTG AGTACTATTTCAACCAAGCGTCATCGAAAG ATTCGTGGAACGGTATAGCTGGAGCTCCTCTCATTCTCTCGCCACGAGGGATGCAACATTCTTCAGCCGCTTCATCCATGGCAGCTCTTCTCAATTCAGCTGCATCGGGAGGACCACCTCCACTTATCAGTGCTGCAGACGCCGCTGCTGGATTGCTCTATTCACCTtatgctgccgctgctgccgctgaATATTCCAACTACGCAGctgcggccgccgccgccgctggccTGTCATCTCAACTGTTGGCAGAATACCAGACGGGCGTGCCGTCATCCAACGACGGCACCGCTG GAGGCGCTAGTGGGAAGCTGAGACGCCATCTGGGCTCGCAAGGGCGAGAGCATCCTTACCAAAGGAACGACCTCAACTAA
- the LOC124311798 gene encoding protein quaking-like isoform X2 yields the protein MTDVIMVDGSVGASNNTNNNLPLNMNNSVISVTMAAAAAAAAAAAAGGTTSPTLGGTSPVSAAAAAAAMMMMQPPASCSSSSSSSSSTSASAAAAAAAAAAANTQSVADYLAQLLKDKKQLAALPNVFHHVERLLDEEIGKVRGNLFQINGTEKKPMVLPDAVGAAVNLSEKVYVPVKEFPDFNFVGRILGPRGMTAKQLEQETGCKIMVRGRGSMRDKKKEEQNRGKPNWEHLNDELHVLITVEDTENRAKVKLQRAVDEIRKLLVPAADGEDELKKRQLMELAIINGTYRDPSAKLGQPGSGVGGGVVSGVGVGGGKGADLLSIWFYETQMLQQFASRPPSPAINSYAPRLLQPGVGLGSPGGLRNPSAGASQLEYYFNQASSKDSWNGIAGAPLILSPRGMQHSSAASSMAALLNSAASGGPPPLISAADAAAGLLYSPYAAAAAAEYSNYAAAAAAAAGLSSQLLAEYQTGVPSSNDGTAGGASGKLRRHLGSQGREHPYQRNDLN from the exons ATGACTGACGTCATCATGGTGGATGGCAGCGTCGGAGCTTCCAATAATACCAACAACAATTTACCTCTCAACATGAACAACAGTGTCATCAGCGTGACTATGGCggcagcggcagcggcggcggcagcagctgctgctggcggcaCAACTTCGCCAACGTTGGGAGGCACGTCGCCCGTCTCTGCCGCGGCCGCGGCCGccgcgatgatgatgatgcaacCGCCAGCCTCTTGTtcctcgtcgtcttcgtcttcgtcgtcgACGTCGGCCTCGgcggccgccgctgccgccgccgctgcagcGGCCAACACGCAAAGTGTCGCCGATTATTTGGCGCAGCTTCTCAAAGACAAGAAACAATTGGCTGCCCTGCCCAACGTATTTCATCATGTCGAACGACTGCTCGACGAag AAATTGGAAAGGTGCGCGGCAATCTGTTTCAAATCAATGGGACTGAGAAAAAACCCATGGTGCTTCCGGATGCTGTTGGTGCCGCTGTGAATCTCTCAGAAAAAGTCTACGTTCCTGTCAAAGAGTTTCCCGAC TTTAATTTCGTCGGTCGCATTTTGGGACCACGTGGCATGACAGCTAAACAACTTGAACAAGAAACGGGTTGCAAGATTATGGTGAGGGGGCGTGGATCTATGCGCGACAAGAAAAAG GAGGAACAAAATCGGGGCAAGCCAAATTGGGAACACTTGAACGACGAACTTCACGTTCTCATCACAGTTGAAGACACAGAAAACCGTGCGAAAGTTAAGCTGCAGCGCGCCGTGGATGAAATAAGAAAGCTTCTTGTTCCAGCC GCGGACGGAGAAGACGAACTAAAAAAACGACAGCTGATGGAATTGGCGATCATAAATGGAACTTACCGAGATCCATCAGCCAAACTTGGTCAACCTGGAAGTGGTGTTGGAGGAGGTGTCGTTAGTGGAGTTGGCGTGGGAGGTGGCAAAGGGGCTGATCTGCTCAGCATAT GGTTCTATGAGACACAGATGCTTCAGCAGTTCGCGAGCCGTCCTCCTTCTCCCGCCATCAATTCGT ATGCCCCTCGTTTGTTGCAGCCAGGAGTTGGGCTAGGCTCACCAGGTGGACTACGAAATCCTTCAGCGGGTGCCTCACAGCTTG AGTACTATTTCAACCAAGCGTCATCGAAAG ATTCGTGGAACGGTATAGCTGGAGCTCCTCTCATTCTCTCGCCACGAGGGATGCAACATTCTTCAGCCGCTTCATCCATGGCAGCTCTTCTCAATTCAGCTGCATCGGGAGGACCACCTCCACTTATCAGTGCTGCAGACGCCGCTGCTGGATTGCTCTATTCACCTtatgctgccgctgctgccgctgaATATTCCAACTACGCAGctgcggccgccgccgccgctggccTGTCATCTCAACTGTTGGCAGAATACCAGACGGGCGTGCCGTCATCCAACGACGGCACCGCTG GAGGCGCTAGTGGGAAGCTGAGACGCCATCTGGGCTCGCAAGGGCGAGAGCATCCTTACCAAAGGAACGACCTCAACTAA
- the LOC124311798 gene encoding protein quaking-like isoform X1 produces the protein MTDVIMVDGSVGASNNTNNNLPLNMNNSVISVTMAAAAAAAAAAAAGGTTSPTLGGTSPVSAAAAAAAMMMMQPPASCSSSSSSSSSTSASAAAAAAAAAAANTQSVADYLAQLLKDKKQLAALPNVFHHVERLLDEEIGKVRGNLFQINGTEKKPMVLPDAVGAAVNLSEKVYVPVKEFPDFNFVGRILGPRGMTAKQLEQETGCKIMVRGRGSMRDKKKEEQNRGKPNWEHLNDELHVLITVEDTENRAKVKLQRAVDEIRKLLVPAQADGEDELKKRQLMELAIINGTYRDPSAKLGQPGSGVGGGVVSGVGVGGGKGADLLSIWFYETQMLQQFASRPPSPAINSYAPRLLQPGVGLGSPGGLRNPSAGASQLEYYFNQASSKDSWNGIAGAPLILSPRGMQHSSAASSMAALLNSAASGGPPPLISAADAAAGLLYSPYAAAAAAEYSNYAAAAAAAAGLSSQLLAEYQTGVPSSNDGTAGGASGKLRRHLGSQGREHPYQRNDLN, from the exons ATGACTGACGTCATCATGGTGGATGGCAGCGTCGGAGCTTCCAATAATACCAACAACAATTTACCTCTCAACATGAACAACAGTGTCATCAGCGTGACTATGGCggcagcggcagcggcggcggcagcagctgctgctggcggcaCAACTTCGCCAACGTTGGGAGGCACGTCGCCCGTCTCTGCCGCGGCCGCGGCCGccgcgatgatgatgatgcaacCGCCAGCCTCTTGTtcctcgtcgtcttcgtcttcgtcgtcgACGTCGGCCTCGgcggccgccgctgccgccgccgctgcagcGGCCAACACGCAAAGTGTCGCCGATTATTTGGCGCAGCTTCTCAAAGACAAGAAACAATTGGCTGCCCTGCCCAACGTATTTCATCATGTCGAACGACTGCTCGACGAag AAATTGGAAAGGTGCGCGGCAATCTGTTTCAAATCAATGGGACTGAGAAAAAACCCATGGTGCTTCCGGATGCTGTTGGTGCCGCTGTGAATCTCTCAGAAAAAGTCTACGTTCCTGTCAAAGAGTTTCCCGAC TTTAATTTCGTCGGTCGCATTTTGGGACCACGTGGCATGACAGCTAAACAACTTGAACAAGAAACGGGTTGCAAGATTATGGTGAGGGGGCGTGGATCTATGCGCGACAAGAAAAAG GAGGAACAAAATCGGGGCAAGCCAAATTGGGAACACTTGAACGACGAACTTCACGTTCTCATCACAGTTGAAGACACAGAAAACCGTGCGAAAGTTAAGCTGCAGCGCGCCGTGGATGAAATAAGAAAGCTTCTTGTTCCAGCC CAGGCGGACGGAGAAGACGAACTAAAAAAACGACAGCTGATGGAATTGGCGATCATAAATGGAACTTACCGAGATCCATCAGCCAAACTTGGTCAACCTGGAAGTGGTGTTGGAGGAGGTGTCGTTAGTGGAGTTGGCGTGGGAGGTGGCAAAGGGGCTGATCTGCTCAGCATAT GGTTCTATGAGACACAGATGCTTCAGCAGTTCGCGAGCCGTCCTCCTTCTCCCGCCATCAATTCGT ATGCCCCTCGTTTGTTGCAGCCAGGAGTTGGGCTAGGCTCACCAGGTGGACTACGAAATCCTTCAGCGGGTGCCTCACAGCTTG AGTACTATTTCAACCAAGCGTCATCGAAAG ATTCGTGGAACGGTATAGCTGGAGCTCCTCTCATTCTCTCGCCACGAGGGATGCAACATTCTTCAGCCGCTTCATCCATGGCAGCTCTTCTCAATTCAGCTGCATCGGGAGGACCACCTCCACTTATCAGTGCTGCAGACGCCGCTGCTGGATTGCTCTATTCACCTtatgctgccgctgctgccgctgaATATTCCAACTACGCAGctgcggccgccgccgccgctggccTGTCATCTCAACTGTTGGCAGAATACCAGACGGGCGTGCCGTCATCCAACGACGGCACCGCTG GAGGCGCTAGTGGGAAGCTGAGACGCCATCTGGGCTCGCAAGGGCGAGAGCATCCTTACCAAAGGAACGACCTCAACTAA